A section of the Marinoscillum sp. 108 genome encodes:
- a CDS encoding methyltransferase domain-containing protein — translation MQQLDQQYWETRYQNGLTGWDAGAITTPLREYFDQLNDKSVSVLIPGAGNAHEAAYLFELGFSDVHVLDISESALRQFQLRNPLFPKSHIHQGDFWAHEGEYDLIIEQTFFCAIDPVLRAAYVKKTSDLLRSGGKLVGVLWNHPMGENEPPFGGSEAEYIELFSERFEINVLETAYNSIQPRAGREVFIKMTKK, via the coding sequence ATGCAACAACTTGATCAGCAATACTGGGAAACCCGCTATCAGAATGGGCTTACGGGCTGGGATGCGGGTGCCATTACCACTCCACTTCGGGAATATTTTGATCAGCTAAACGACAAGTCTGTGAGCGTGTTGATTCCGGGTGCGGGAAATGCTCATGAAGCTGCTTATTTGTTTGAGCTGGGCTTTAGCGATGTACACGTGCTGGATATCTCCGAGTCTGCATTGCGTCAATTTCAGCTTAGAAATCCTCTCTTTCCAAAGAGCCACATTCATCAGGGGGATTTTTGGGCACATGAGGGCGAGTACGATCTGATCATCGAGCAGACCTTTTTTTGTGCAATTGATCCTGTGCTGCGGGCTGCATATGTGAAGAAAACAAGTGACTTACTGAGATCAGGAGGGAAGCTCGTAGGGGTTCTGTGGAATCATCCTATGGGCGAAAATGAACCTCCTTTTGGAGGATCGGAGGCAGAGTACATCGAACTTTTTTCTGAGCGTTTTGAAATCAATGTATTGGAAACTGCTTATAATTCTATCCAGCCCAGGGCGGGCCGTGAGGTTTTTATTAAAATGACTAAAAAGTAA
- a CDS encoding 4'-phosphopantetheinyl transferase superfamily protein — protein sequence MMVGIDLVDLSDPLLKPRDHRALRLISHPDDHVPDHPHSFWLLWTAKEAVFKAQRQIIPFDPKKIAVSISQSDNTLSFQSEILRGNIFQDQSIIYAIVHSENQPCHHQILKRNTQSPSEEVRAMVIQFIKLHHQIQVAVRTDEKNLPVLSHQQLPISFTHHHDYLGFILPKPQ from the coding sequence ATGATGGTCGGTATCGACCTGGTAGACCTTTCGGATCCACTGCTCAAGCCACGGGACCACCGAGCATTGCGCCTCATCTCCCACCCTGATGATCACGTTCCCGATCACCCACACAGCTTCTGGCTGCTGTGGACCGCCAAAGAAGCAGTATTCAAAGCACAAAGGCAGATCATCCCTTTTGATCCTAAAAAAATAGCGGTTTCTATTTCACAGAGTGATAATACGCTCTCCTTTCAATCAGAAATCCTGAGGGGAAATATTTTTCAGGATCAATCAATTATTTACGCCATTGTGCACAGCGAAAACCAGCCCTGCCACCATCAAATCTTAAAAAGAAATACTCAATCGCCCTCTGAGGAAGTGCGGGCGATGGTCATTCAGTTCATCAAACTACACCACCAGATACAAGTGGCTGTTCGTACTGACGAAAAAAATCTTCCTGTACTCAGTCATCAGCAGCTACCCATCAGCTTTACGCACCATCATGACTACCTGGGTTTTATCCTGCCAAAGCCTCAATAA
- a CDS encoding pyridoxal phosphate-dependent aminotransferase family protein, translated as MSSILKNRYQSYQEPQKVKALNLYPFFRNIQSGQDAEVMVEGKKVLMFGSNSYLGLTTHPKIKEAAIAAIKKYGSSLSGSRYMNGTSDMHTELEGRLAKFLNKEAVALYSTGFQVNIGVLPTIAGKNDYLFLDRLNHASIFEGAKLSPAQSVIFRHNNMESLEQKLSKVPIDAFKFIVVDGIFSMEGNIVKLPEIVKLAKKYNAAVMTDCAHAIGVIGENGAGTSNHFGLTDDVDIIGGTLSKSFAALGGFCASDADTINYLKHHSKSMIFAASITPPSIASALAALDIMETDDSHRLKLWDNTHYTLKVMKELGFDTGASETPIVPIFVRDDLKAYKLTRMLFDRGVFVNPVVSPGVSPEDSLIRFSIMSTHTHEQIDRAAEILFQAAKEVDLFQTA; from the coding sequence ATGAGTAGCATCCTAAAAAACAGATATCAGTCCTATCAGGAACCACAGAAAGTAAAAGCCCTAAACCTCTATCCTTTTTTCAGAAACATTCAGTCGGGACAGGATGCTGAAGTGATGGTGGAAGGCAAAAAAGTCCTGATGTTTGGCTCTAACAGCTATTTGGGACTTACCACTCACCCAAAGATCAAGGAGGCAGCGATTGCCGCCATCAAAAAATACGGGTCCAGCCTTTCAGGCTCCAGATATATGAATGGTACCAGCGATATGCACACCGAGCTGGAAGGTCGCCTGGCCAAGTTTCTCAACAAAGAAGCGGTAGCACTTTATAGCACGGGATTTCAGGTGAACATCGGGGTACTACCAACCATTGCCGGCAAAAACGACTACTTGTTTCTGGACAGACTTAATCATGCATCCATTTTCGAGGGTGCTAAGCTCTCTCCGGCTCAATCGGTGATTTTTAGGCACAACAACATGGAGTCTTTGGAGCAGAAGCTGAGCAAAGTACCAATAGACGCTTTCAAGTTTATCGTAGTAGACGGTATCTTCAGCATGGAGGGCAACATCGTGAAGCTTCCTGAAATCGTGAAACTGGCCAAAAAATATAACGCTGCAGTGATGACTGACTGTGCACATGCCATTGGCGTGATCGGTGAAAATGGTGCCGGCACTTCCAACCACTTTGGTCTGACAGACGATGTAGACATTATTGGTGGTACACTGAGTAAGTCTTTTGCCGCATTGGGTGGATTCTGCGCCTCCGATGCAGACACCATCAACTACCTGAAGCATCACTCCAAGTCGATGATTTTTGCAGCTAGCATCACCCCTCCATCCATTGCCTCGGCATTAGCCGCTCTGGACATCATGGAGACTGATGACTCTCACCGATTAAAGCTTTGGGACAATACCCACTACACCCTGAAGGTCATGAAAGAGCTGGGCTTTGATACCGGAGCTTCAGAGACTCCTATTGTACCCATTTTCGTAAGGGATGACCTGAAAGCTTACAAACTCACTCGAATGCTTTTTGATAGAGGTGTTTTCGTCAATCCTGTAGTATCTCCGGGAGTATCTCCTGAAGATTCACTGATTAGGTTCTCTATCATGTCCACTCATACACATGAGCAAATAGATCGTGCTGCTGAGATTTTGTTTCAGGCTGCCAAAGAGGTGGATCTATTCCAAACAGCTTAA
- a CDS encoding HAD-IIA family hydrolase: protein MDITPFKSIAGNYKTIFFDAFGVLKNHRGLIPGIENTFRFLEENGIDYFIITNDASRGPRELAQDYQERGLKSITKNKIVSSGMLAREYLQYKVKSGTVAYLGTARSAHYIETLGLQTISIADLNLENAEDISALVFLDDEGFDWANDINKTINLLRAVNIPTIVCNTDKSYPVSRSEVAIAIGGLANMVEDIVGKRFIRFGKPDAQMFIFAYEHSIAEGGIADKDKILMVGDTLSTDIIGGNKFGLDTVLVLTGNTLAKHAEMRINSRGIIPTYVCESAVIE from the coding sequence ATGGACATCACACCTTTCAAATCAATAGCTGGTAACTACAAAACCATATTTTTCGACGCTTTCGGAGTACTTAAAAATCACCGCGGACTTATACCGGGTATTGAAAACACCTTTCGCTTTCTGGAAGAAAACGGAATCGACTATTTCATCATCACCAACGACGCCTCCAGAGGTCCGCGGGAGTTAGCTCAGGACTATCAGGAGCGCGGGCTCAAATCCATCACCAAAAACAAAATAGTATCCTCCGGCATGCTGGCACGGGAGTACCTGCAGTACAAAGTGAAATCAGGAACCGTGGCCTATCTGGGTACCGCCAGATCTGCCCATTACATAGAAACACTGGGCCTCCAAACCATATCCATTGCGGACCTCAACCTGGAGAATGCCGAAGACATTAGCGCCCTTGTTTTCTTGGATGATGAAGGATTTGATTGGGCCAATGACATCAATAAGACGATCAATCTTTTGCGTGCAGTCAATATTCCTACGATTGTTTGTAATACGGATAAATCTTATCCTGTTTCCAGGTCTGAAGTGGCCATTGCCATCGGCGGACTGGCCAATATGGTGGAAGATATCGTGGGTAAGCGCTTCATCCGATTTGGAAAACCAGATGCCCAGATGTTTATATTCGCCTATGAGCATTCCATTGCTGAGGGGGGAATAGCCGACAAGGACAAAATCCTGATGGTGGGAGACACCCTCTCCACAGACATCATCGGTGGAAACAAATTTGGCCTGGATACGGTGCTGGTGCTCACCGGAAACACCCTGGCCAAACATGCAGAAATGAGAATCAACTCTCGGGGGATCATTCCCACCTATGTTTGTGAATCTGCGGTAATCGAATAA
- a CDS encoding beta-ketoacyl synthase — translation MKNRVVITGMGVVAPNALNVDEFRKALQEGKSGIKRYENLGEINFKCQLGGKPPVTQEYKDEHLPHFVAQKVKNNAVIYACLSGLEAWNDAGLEIKPGGYDRKTGMLVGSGALGLDSFIEHKIYPIDQGNHRKLGSRSVPESMSSGAGAYLNSILGLRGRIFSNSSACITGSEAVLQGFEMIQSGKMERMLCASSEGDGRYIWGGFDAMRVLCSDSNEAPEKGSRPMSATSSGFIPSGGSGALVLETLEAAQARGAKIYAEILGGEVNSGGQTDGGSMTAQNPQAVVDCITTALERSGVAPEEIDLIAGHLTSTKGDPYEVINWSTALNLPKDDFPYINTPKSMIGHCVAGAGSIELVASALQLAEGFIHPNLNVAEIHPEIEKLVPLEKIPSKLIKKDIKTVIKANFGFGDLNCVLVLRKMNN, via the coding sequence TTGAAGAATAGAGTAGTGATAACAGGGATGGGCGTAGTAGCACCAAATGCCCTGAACGTAGACGAGTTTAGAAAGGCCCTGCAAGAGGGAAAATCCGGTATTAAGCGATACGAAAACCTGGGTGAAATCAACTTCAAGTGTCAATTGGGAGGGAAACCTCCAGTGACTCAGGAGTATAAAGATGAACACCTCCCCCATTTCGTAGCTCAAAAAGTAAAAAACAATGCGGTCATTTATGCCTGTCTTTCCGGACTGGAGGCCTGGAACGACGCAGGCCTGGAGATCAAACCTGGCGGATATGACCGCAAAACAGGTATGCTGGTAGGCTCTGGAGCGCTTGGCCTGGATAGTTTCATCGAACACAAGATCTATCCGATAGACCAGGGAAATCACCGTAAGTTAGGATCAAGATCGGTACCGGAGTCCATGAGTAGTGGTGCCGGAGCATACCTCAACAGCATATTAGGACTAAGGGGACGAATTTTCTCCAACAGCTCGGCCTGTATCACCGGGAGTGAAGCAGTGCTGCAAGGCTTCGAAATGATCCAGTCTGGCAAAATGGAACGCATGCTTTGTGCCAGCTCCGAAGGAGACGGCCGGTACATCTGGGGCGGATTTGATGCTATGCGGGTGCTTTGTAGTGACTCCAACGAAGCACCGGAAAAAGGCTCTCGGCCTATGAGTGCCACCAGTTCAGGCTTTATACCCAGTGGCGGTTCCGGAGCGCTTGTACTCGAGACGTTGGAAGCGGCACAAGCGCGGGGAGCGAAAATCTATGCCGAAATTCTGGGTGGAGAAGTTAACTCCGGCGGGCAGACCGATGGTGGTTCTATGACCGCTCAAAACCCGCAAGCGGTGGTAGATTGTATCACTACAGCACTGGAACGCTCTGGCGTGGCTCCTGAAGAAATCGACCTGATCGCAGGACACCTCACCTCTACCAAGGGAGACCCCTATGAGGTGATTAACTGGAGCACAGCCCTGAATTTACCAAAAGACGATTTCCCTTACATCAATACACCCAAGTCTATGATTGGGCATTGTGTAGCCGGGGCAGGCTCCATCGAACTGGTAGCCAGCGCACTACAACTGGCAGAAGGATTCATTCATCCCAACCTGAATGTTGCAGAAATTCACCCGGAGATCGAAAAACTCGTTCCTCTGGAAAAAATACCTTCAAAGCTGATCAAAAAGGACATAAAAACCGTTATCAAGGCAAACTTCGGTTTTGGAGATCTTAATTGCGTTTTGGTACTACGAAAAATGAATAACTAA
- a CDS encoding DUF2214 family protein, translating into MDYILIKYVHFLGVFAVVGSLFAEAILVKPRMTRAELFFLSKVDAVYGIGALVAVAAGLLLWFGVGKPAGFYTQNWIFLTKVGLFSTVGLLSIWPTVFFLKMRKGDPEEVVSIPGLIRLMVRVEVALLVVIPALAVLMANGIGVY; encoded by the coding sequence ATGGATTACATACTGATAAAATATGTTCACTTCCTCGGGGTTTTTGCCGTGGTGGGCAGCCTGTTTGCTGAGGCTATTTTGGTGAAGCCCAGGATGACCAGGGCGGAGTTGTTTTTTCTGTCAAAGGTGGACGCTGTTTATGGCATAGGGGCACTGGTGGCTGTAGCGGCTGGACTGTTGCTGTGGTTTGGAGTGGGCAAGCCAGCCGGCTTCTATACACAAAACTGGATTTTCCTGACTAAGGTTGGCTTATTCAGCACCGTAGGGCTGCTGTCAATATGGCCCACAGTGTTCTTTTTGAAGATGAGGAAAGGAGATCCGGAGGAGGTAGTGAGTATCCCCGGACTCATTCGCCTGATGGTTCGTGTGGAGGTGGCTCTGCTGGTGGTAATTCCTGCGTTGGCCGTGCTTATGGCAAATGGAATTGGGGTTTATTGA
- a CDS encoding N-acetyltransferase, whose product MPIEIQEITSKKGLKDFVRFQWKLYKGVAPYVPPVMDFELSALSKEKNPAFEHSEGRFWLAYKDGEAVGRVAGIIHGAEAEKEKKIRFGWIDFIDDYDVSKALIDTVQEWGKSEDLEVIHGPLGFTDLDFEGTLISGFNQMATQATLYNYPYYQDHFENMGFEKAVDWTETRIKVPPGIGGDINRAADLIGRRYGMQIKKFKSGKEILKYADQVFELLNESYSHLYGYYPLSEKQIKYFIDQYFGFVVKDMVALVTDKEDRVIGFAVTFPSLSKAFKKAKGSLYPFGFLHVLKAFYFNDTVDFFLVAAKKEYQNKGLHALLWSSLYAAFVKHKIKYVFSGQMLEDNKNVNNLLTKYESAKDEEIRRRCFTKAIV is encoded by the coding sequence ATGCCCATAGAGATACAGGAAATCACCAGTAAAAAAGGACTCAAAGACTTTGTGAGATTTCAGTGGAAACTTTACAAAGGAGTGGCGCCATACGTGCCCCCGGTGATGGATTTTGAACTTAGTGCCTTATCCAAGGAAAAAAACCCTGCATTCGAGCATTCTGAGGGGCGTTTTTGGTTGGCTTACAAAGATGGGGAAGCCGTTGGTCGTGTGGCCGGGATCATCCATGGAGCAGAAGCCGAAAAAGAAAAGAAAATCAGGTTTGGGTGGATTGATTTCATAGATGACTATGATGTTTCCAAAGCGCTGATAGACACCGTTCAGGAATGGGGAAAAAGTGAGGATTTAGAGGTCATTCATGGCCCGCTGGGATTCACCGACCTGGATTTTGAAGGCACGCTCATCAGCGGTTTCAACCAAATGGCAACACAGGCCACATTATATAACTATCCCTATTATCAGGACCACTTCGAAAACATGGGTTTCGAAAAAGCGGTAGACTGGACAGAAACCCGGATCAAAGTACCTCCGGGCATAGGGGGAGACATCAACAGAGCTGCAGACCTCATTGGACGCAGGTATGGGATGCAAATCAAGAAATTCAAATCAGGAAAAGAAATACTCAAATATGCTGATCAGGTTTTCGAACTCCTGAATGAGTCCTACAGTCACCTGTATGGATATTATCCCCTATCAGAAAAGCAAATCAAGTATTTTATAGATCAGTACTTCGGGTTTGTAGTGAAAGACATGGTGGCCTTGGTCACTGATAAAGAAGACCGGGTGATCGGCTTTGCCGTTACCTTTCCATCACTCTCCAAAGCCTTCAAAAAAGCCAAGGGCTCCCTTTACCCTTTTGGATTCCTGCATGTCCTCAAAGCCTTCTATTTCAACGATACGGTTGATTTTTTCCTTGTAGCTGCCAAAAAGGAGTATCAAAACAAAGGCCTTCACGCCTTGCTATGGAGTTCACTTTACGCGGCCTTTGTGAAGCACAAAATCAAATATGTTTTTAGTGGGCAGATGCTTGAAGACAACAAAAATGTGAACAATCTCCTGACCAAATATGAATCTGCCAAAGACGAAGAAATCCGGCGGAGATGTTTCACCAAAGCCATCGTTTAA
- a CDS encoding acyl carrier protein, whose protein sequence is MDREAIKKDLLAIIDPYIDEKELTTEISESSDLINDLMINSAHLVDIVLDIEEKFDIMIEDDFIGKMDTVGDALDIISEKIAG, encoded by the coding sequence ATGGATAGAGAAGCAATCAAGAAGGATCTATTAGCGATAATAGACCCTTACATAGACGAAAAGGAACTGACTACCGAAATCTCGGAAAGCTCAGACCTGATTAACGACCTCATGATCAACTCGGCCCATCTGGTGGATATCGTTCTGGATATTGAAGAAAAATTCGACATCATGATCGAGGATGACTTCATCGGAAAGATGGATACTGTGGGTGATGCCCTCGATATCATTTCTGAAAAGATCGCCGGCTAG
- a CDS encoding c-type cytochrome yields the protein MKKTIFLVALITVIGCSTPQETTPVPAEPTTAELLERGKTLVTVGGCRDCHSPKIFNETGMHFDESRAFSGHPEGSSLPEIDKRALSPGYWVLFSGDLTAAVGPWGMTFARNLTPHETGIKGWSKEVFIKAMRTGQHMGIEKGRPIMPPMPWENQKELSDQDLTAIFTYLQSLKPIDNYVPEPIPASELL from the coding sequence ATGAAGAAGACTATTTTTTTAGTAGCACTCATCACGGTGATTGGGTGCTCCACTCCACAGGAAACCACACCGGTACCTGCGGAACCCACCACTGCCGAATTATTGGAACGAGGCAAGACCCTCGTCACAGTTGGAGGATGTAGAGATTGCCATTCCCCTAAAATTTTCAATGAAACCGGAATGCACTTTGATGAATCCAGAGCATTCTCCGGGCACCCAGAGGGCTCCTCTCTTCCCGAAATTGACAAGCGTGCCCTTAGTCCCGGCTACTGGGTACTTTTCAGTGGTGACCTGACAGCTGCTGTCGGGCCATGGGGTATGACTTTTGCCCGAAACCTCACCCCCCACGAGACAGGCATCAAAGGTTGGAGCAAGGAAGTGTTCATCAAAGCCATGAGAACAGGTCAGCACATGGGTATCGAAAAAGGTCGTCCCATTATGCCTCCCATGCCCTGGGAAAACCAAAAAGAGCTCTCAGATCAGGATCTCACAGCTATTTTCACCTACCTGCAGTCACTCAAACCCATAGACAACTATGTTCCTGAGCCCATACCTGCCAGCGAACTACTCTGA
- a CDS encoding glutamine synthetase family protein, translated as MNQKEILERIHQSEDNRVKIAITDIDGVLRGKIIRKEKLLSTLEQGAGFCDVVFGWDMMDAAYDNAEVTGWHTGYPDATFHLDPETFRNIPWDEHIPFFLGDFSVTNHPACPRSLLRKVIQKAEKDGYSTGFSQEFEWFNFQETSDTLAAKNGQSPTPLTSGMFGYSILRASQQSPYFNDLFTLLDDFKIPLEGLHTETGPGVYEAAIEYSGALEAADRAVLFKSGVKEIAARHHIMASFMAKWNHDLPGCSGHIHQSLWKNGKNIFHDAKGAHQISSTMESYMAGQLLALPYILPMYAPTINSYKRLVEGAWAPTTLTWGLDNRTTALRVINPSEKATRVELRVPGADANPYLAMAAALASGLYGIKNKLKLTTPPTTGNGYQDLSNGRLPADLKEAIQAMKSSDLAIELFGAPFVDHFTKTREWECRQFAAKVTDWELKRYFEII; from the coding sequence ATGAACCAAAAGGAAATACTCGAACGCATTCATCAAAGTGAAGACAATAGGGTCAAAATTGCCATTACAGACATAGATGGAGTGCTCAGAGGCAAAATCATCAGAAAAGAAAAACTCCTGAGTACTCTGGAGCAAGGTGCGGGATTCTGTGATGTGGTTTTCGGCTGGGACATGATGGATGCTGCCTACGACAATGCTGAGGTCACCGGGTGGCATACAGGCTATCCCGACGCTACTTTCCATCTGGACCCGGAAACGTTCAGAAACATTCCCTGGGATGAGCACATCCCATTTTTTCTGGGCGATTTCAGCGTCACCAATCATCCGGCCTGCCCAAGGTCATTGCTTAGAAAAGTCATTCAAAAAGCGGAAAAAGATGGCTATAGTACCGGGTTTTCACAGGAGTTTGAGTGGTTCAACTTTCAGGAAACCTCCGATACGCTGGCCGCTAAAAATGGGCAATCACCTACCCCACTTACCTCGGGCATGTTTGGTTACTCAATCCTACGGGCTTCACAGCAGAGTCCATATTTCAATGACCTGTTCACACTATTAGATGATTTCAAAATACCCCTGGAAGGTCTCCATACAGAGACCGGACCTGGAGTATACGAAGCGGCCATTGAATACTCGGGTGCATTGGAGGCCGCAGACCGGGCGGTACTTTTCAAGTCCGGCGTTAAAGAAATTGCTGCCCGACACCATATCATGGCCAGTTTTATGGCCAAATGGAACCATGACCTCCCGGGCTGCAGTGGGCATATTCACCAAAGCCTTTGGAAAAACGGGAAGAATATTTTTCATGATGCCAAAGGAGCGCATCAAATCTCCTCCACCATGGAAAGCTACATGGCAGGTCAGCTCCTGGCCCTGCCATACATCCTGCCCATGTACGCACCCACCATCAATAGCTACAAGCGACTGGTGGAAGGCGCCTGGGCACCCACTACACTCACATGGGGGCTGGACAACCGTACCACTGCCCTCAGGGTGATCAACCCTTCGGAAAAGGCCACCAGAGTAGAACTCAGGGTCCCCGGCGCAGATGCCAACCCCTACCTGGCCATGGCCGCTGCCCTGGCGTCCGGATTGTATGGCATTAAAAACAAACTCAAACTTACCACTCCACCCACAACGGGAAATGGCTATCAGGATCTATCCAACGGCCGGCTCCCAGCAGACCTGAAGGAAGCTATCCAGGCCATGAAATCCTCCGACCTTGCAATAGAACTGTTCGGAGCTCCTTTTGTCGACCACTTTACGAAAACCAGGGAGTGGGAATGCCGTCAGTTTGCCGCAAAGGTGACCGACTGGGAATTAAAAAGATATTTCGAAATCATCTGA
- a CDS encoding NAD(P)-dependent oxidoreductase, whose product MKVLITGANGFLGSHLVEKALKKGFETSILIRPGANLSNLEHLHGYHVVEVSYDSVDSIAAAFKDLPAQDLIIHNAGLIQSYTLDRYVKVNVDLTRRLIDAIRQCDILTPSGRLAYISSLAAKGPVGNGGPASNYGRSKLMAEEVVKNSGIKYMIYRPTGIYGARDVQFVPLIKAVKLGLYPSMTPKAHKMTLINASDVAENVLECSLKYENQTVHLEDGHVYQHEDLKQALEKLLHKRSINLRVGRPVVKALLAISDVIDRNLNRTPTLSREHYSEISQDWDYDFSKERNEIPLTIQYSLEDGFKSAIDYYLEKDLI is encoded by the coding sequence ATGAAAGTTCTCATTACCGGTGCTAATGGTTTTCTCGGAAGCCATCTGGTAGAGAAGGCTTTGAAAAAGGGTTTCGAAACGAGTATTCTCATTCGCCCGGGCGCAAACCTGAGCAACCTGGAGCACTTACATGGATACCATGTTGTAGAGGTTAGTTATGATTCAGTCGACAGCATTGCAGCCGCTTTCAAAGACCTTCCAGCTCAGGATCTGATCATTCACAATGCCGGTCTCATCCAATCATATACCCTCGATAGGTATGTAAAAGTGAACGTGGACCTTACCAGAAGATTGATAGACGCCATCCGGCAATGTGATATTTTGACACCCTCAGGCAGATTGGCCTATATCTCCTCCCTAGCCGCCAAAGGGCCTGTTGGTAATGGAGGACCTGCATCCAACTATGGTCGCAGTAAGCTCATGGCCGAGGAAGTGGTTAAGAATTCCGGGATAAAATACATGATCTACAGGCCCACCGGGATCTATGGAGCCCGGGATGTTCAGTTTGTTCCACTCATCAAAGCGGTGAAACTGGGGCTCTATCCGTCCATGACGCCTAAAGCCCATAAAATGACCCTCATCAATGCAAGTGATGTGGCCGAAAACGTACTGGAATGCTCATTGAAATATGAAAATCAAACAGTACATCTGGAAGACGGACATGTTTATCAGCACGAAGACCTGAAACAGGCGCTCGAAAAACTATTGCATAAAAGGAGCATCAACCTGCGAGTGGGACGCCCGGTAGTGAAGGCACTACTGGCCATATCGGACGTAATAGATCGAAACCTGAACCGCACGCCTACACTATCAAGGGAGCATTATTCCGAAATTTCACAAGACTGGGATTACGACTTTTCAAAAGAGCGCAATGAAATCCCGTTGACCATCCAGTATTCACTGGAGGATGGATTCAAAAGCGCCATTGATTATTACCTGGAAAAAGATTTAATTTAA
- the tpx gene encoding thiol peroxidase, which produces MSQVTLKGNPVNTVGTLPAQGVEAPNFTLVKSDLSEVSLSDYKGTRVILNIFPSIDTGTCATSVRQFNQKASDLDNTVVLCISKDLPFAHNRFCGAEGIKNVVSLSAFRDSSFEKAYGVGMVDGPLKGLVARSVVVVDEEGKVAYTQLVGEIVDEPDYESALKAL; this is translated from the coding sequence ATGTCTCAAGTAACATTAAAAGGCAATCCTGTCAATACCGTGGGAACACTTCCCGCTCAAGGAGTAGAAGCTCCGAATTTCACTTTGGTAAAGTCCGACTTATCCGAAGTTTCACTTTCAGATTATAAGGGAACCAGGGTCATTTTGAACATATTCCCAAGCATCGATACGGGTACTTGTGCCACGTCTGTTCGTCAGTTTAATCAAAAGGCATCGGATCTCGATAATACAGTGGTGCTTTGTATCTCAAAAGATTTACCATTTGCTCACAATAGGTTTTGTGGAGCTGAAGGAATCAAGAATGTAGTGAGTCTGTCTGCATTTAGGGATAGTAGCTTTGAGAAGGCTTATGGTGTGGGTATGGTAGATGGCCCACTGAAGGGGCTGGTAGCACGCTCTGTGGTGGTAGTGGATGAAGAGGGTAAGGTGGCTTACACGCAGTTGGTTGGTGAGATTGTAGACGAACCGGATTACGAGTCTGCTTTGAAAGCACTTTAA